AAGGAAAGGGACGCGTCGTCGACTCCATCGGCTCAAGAGTGGATATTTTCGCCCGCTATCAGGGCGGAGCGAACGCCGGCCATACCGTGTACGTCGACGGAGAGAAATACGTGTTTCGCCTTTTGCCTTCGGGAATGCTTTATCCCGGCAAGACCTGCGTGATCGGCAACGGCGTCGTCATCGACCCCGAGCAGCTGTTGAAAGAATTGGGCGAACTGCGCGCCAGGGGAAAAGACCGCGCGTGCCTTCGCGTCAGCGGAGCGGCTCATGTGGTGATGCCGTACCATAAGCTTTTCGATCAGCTCCAGGAGGAATCCCGCGACAGCGAACATAAGATCGGCACGACCGGACGCGGCATCGGCCCCTGTTATGTCGATAAATACACGCGCATTGGCATCCGCGTGGAAGATCTTTTGGACGAACATGTCCTGCGCGAAAAACTCGGCGTCGCTCTGGCCGAGAAGAACCGAATCCTTGCCGGCGTGTACGGCAAGGAGCCGTTGGCCCTCGATCCCATTTACGAACAGGCGTTCCAATGGGGCAAAGAACTTTCGCCTTATGTGGCGGACGTCTCGCTCGAGGTCTTCAACGCGCTCGAAAACGGCCAGACGGTGTTATGCGAAGGCGCGCAGGGCACGCTGCTCGACGTCGATCACGGAACGTATCCCATGGTGACGAGTTCCAATCCCGTTTCCTCGGGCGGCTGCATCGGTCTGGGAGTCGGCATGAAGTACGTGGACCGCGTCATCGGCGTGGCGAAAGCGTATCTGACCCGCGTCGGTTCGGGGCCGTTCCCGACGGAAGATTTCGGTCCCGAGGGAGAGGAGATCCGCCGCAGGGGCGGCGAATTCGGCGCCGTGACCGGACGCCCGCGCCGCTGCGGCTGGCTCGATCTCGTCGCGCTCCGTTACGCCGTGCGGGTGAACGGCTTCACCTGTCTGGCTCTGACCAAGCTCGATATCCTGACCGGCTTCAAAGAGCTCAAAGTCTGCAATTCGTACAAGGTCGGCGACAAAATCGTCGCGGATTTTCCGTCCGCCATCGCCAAGCTGGCTGAAGTCGAGCCCGTGTATTACTCGCTGCCCGGCTGGAGCGAAGACGTTTCGGCGGCGCGCGCCTTCGAAGATCTGCCGGAAAACGCCCGCAAATATGTGCAGCACATCGAGCAGGTCATCGGCGTCCCCGTCGTTCTGATCGGCGTCGGCCCCGATCGCGAGCAGCTCGTGCTGCGCGGATTGTGAAAGACTCATAAAAAATAAAATTGGGATGAGAAAACGAGTTCTCGTTTTCTCATCCCAATTTTATTTTTTTTCGAAAATCAACTCAGCGCTTCTTCGGGAGCCATGGGCAAGTCGGCGAAGGTTTGGGCGTCGCGGCGCGACGAGCGCACCTTGGCCGCTTTTTCGTCGGCGTACGACTGCAGCTTTTCAGCGACGGCGCTGTCATGGGTGGAAACGATGCGCGCCGCCAGCAGCGCGGCGTTGGCGGCGCCGTTGATGCCGACGGAGGCCACGGGCACTCCGGGCGGCATCATCGCCGTGGAAAGCAGCGCGTCCATGCCGAGCAGCGTGCCCGATTCGACGGGGACCCCGATCACGGGCAGCGTCGTCTGCGCCGCCACGGCGCCGGGAAGGGCCGCGGAAAGTCCGGCCACGGCGACGATCGCTTCCAGGCCGCGAGGGCGCGCGTTTTGGGCGTAATGCGCCGCGTCTTCCGGCGTGCGGTGAGCCGAAGCGACGGTGACCTCGAAAGGGATGCCGAGCTCGCGCAGCGTGGCGCCGATTTTTTGGGCGTGCGGCGCGTCGCTGGCGGAGCCGAGGATGATGCCGATTTTGGGATTGCTCATCTCAGTTCTCCTTGGGAGGAATTTTTTGCGAAGACCTGGTGACCGATGTCTTTTCGATACTGCATGCCTTGGAAATGAATTTTGCCGACGGCTTCGTAAGCGCGCTCCCGGGCCTGCCGCAGCGTGTCGCCGGTCGCCGCGACGCAGAGCGCGCGGCCGCCGGTCGCCATGATCTTGCCGTCCTGCGCGGACGTTCCCGCGTGGAACACGGTCACGCCCTCGACGGCGCCGGCGGCGTCAAGCCCGTGGATTTCCGCCGCGGCGGATGCGGCGGCGGGGTAGCCGGCGGAAGCGAGGATCACGCAGAGGGCGTTTTTCGTTTCCTTCTGCCACGGGAAGGACGCCAGATCGCCATGGGCGACGCGCCAGCACAGATCGACCCAGTCGCCTTCGAACAGGGGCAGGAGCACTTCCGTTTCCGGATCGCCGAGGCGCACGTTGTACTCCAGCACTTTGGGCGTGCCGTCCGGGGCGATCATCAGGCCGACGTACAAAACGCCGCGGTAATCGAGCTTTTCTTCTGCGAGGGCGGCGACGGACGGCTCGATGATTTCTCTGCGAACGCGCGCCATCAGCTCTTCCGTGACCCACGGCGCGGGCGCGTACGCGCCCATGCCGCCGGTGTTGGGGCCGAGATCGCCGTCGAGAAGGCGCTTGTGGTCCTGGCTGGTGCTGAGGAGCCGGTAGGCCGCGCCGTCGGTGACGACCATCAGCGACAGCTCGCGCCCGGGAAGCGCTTCTTCGATGACCAGCGTCTCGCCGGCGGCGCCGAGCTTTTTGCCGACGAGCATCTGCCGCGCCGCCTCGCGCGCGCCGTCGAGCGTGGGCTCGACGAAAACGCCCTTGCCGGCGGCCAGCCCCGAGGCCTTGACGATATAAGGACCGGAAAAATGGGAGAGGGCCTTTTCCGCTTCGTCCATCGTGCGGCACACGTAAAAGTCCGCGGTGGGAATGCGATGGCGCGCCATGAAATTCTTGGAGAATTCCTTGCTCGCTTCCAGCCGCGCGCCCGCGCCCGACGGGCCGAACACGGCCACGCCG
The sequence above is a segment of the Pyramidobacter piscolens W5455 genome. Coding sequences within it:
- the purD gene encoding phosphoribosylamine--glycine ligase; the encoded protein is GVAVFGPSGAGARLEASKEFSKNFMARHRIPTADFYVCRTMDEAEKALSHFSGPYIVKASGLAAGKGVFVEPTLDGAREAARQMLVGKKLGAAGETLVIEEALPGRELSLMVVTDGAAYRLLSTSQDHKRLLDGDLGPNTGGMGAYAPAPWVTEELMARVRREIIEPSVAALAEEKLDYRGVLYVGLMIAPDGTPKVLEYNVRLGDPETEVLLPLFEGDWVDLCWRVAHGDLASFPWQKETKNALCVILASAGYPAAASAAAEIHGLDAAGAVEGVTVFHAGTSAQDGKIMATGGRALCVAATGDTLRQARERAYEAVGKIHFQGMQYRKDIGHQVFAKNSSQGELR
- a CDS encoding adenylosuccinate synthase, which codes for MKGKIEALIGAQWGDEGKGRVVDSIGSRVDIFARYQGGANAGHTVYVDGEKYVFRLLPSGMLYPGKTCVIGNGVVIDPEQLLKELGELRARGKDRACLRVSGAAHVVMPYHKLFDQLQEESRDSEHKIGTTGRGIGPCYVDKYTRIGIRVEDLLDEHVLREKLGVALAEKNRILAGVYGKEPLALDPIYEQAFQWGKELSPYVADVSLEVFNALENGQTVLCEGAQGTLLDVDHGTYPMVTSSNPVSSGGCIGLGVGMKYVDRVIGVAKAYLTRVGSGPFPTEDFGPEGEEIRRRGGEFGAVTGRPRRCGWLDLVALRYAVRVNGFTCLALTKLDILTGFKELKVCNSYKVGDKIVADFPSAIAKLAEVEPVYYSLPGWSEDVSAARAFEDLPENARKYVQHIEQVIGVPVVLIGVGPDREQLVLRGL
- the purE gene encoding 5-(carboxyamino)imidazole ribonucleotide mutase, whose amino-acid sequence is MSNPKIGIILGSASDAPHAQKIGATLRELGIPFEVTVASAHRTPEDAAHYAQNARPRGLEAIVAVAGLSAALPGAVAAQTTLPVIGVPVESGTLLGMDALLSTAMMPPGVPVASVGINGAANAALLAARIVSTHDSAVAEKLQSYADEKAAKVRSSRRDAQTFADLPMAPEEALS